Part of the Planctomycetota bacterium genome is shown below.
AGAGGGTGAACTGCCCACGCCGGTCCTGTTGGCTTCGGCGTTCTTCGTTGTCGCGACGCTCGTGCTGCTCCGATGGCATGGTGATTTGCGTGTGTTTTGGCTTGAAAACGGACGATTTCCGACTTGCCACAAGGGTAGCACAACGGGCAGGCGGTCGCAGCGGCAAACTTGTCGGTTCAGAGAAGTCCGAAATGCCGCAGCCCGTCGAGCACGCCGCCGGCCATGCGGCGCTGGGCGTGATAGACGAACTCACCGGCGGGGGCGGCGGTCTTGAGCGCGTCCTCGGCGTTGGCAACGACAATGCCGCGCAGCGGGGCGTCGAACATGTCGATGTCGTTGCCGCTGTCGCCGGCGACCGCGACCTCGCCGCGGCGGGGATCAAGTGCTAGGCGGACGCACAGGAACCCTATCGCCGTCAGCTTGCCCGCACCGGGCGGGAGGAAGTCGATGTCGTCACCGCCGGAGTGAACGAGCTTGGCGTCGAGGCCGCGTTGCTCGACGAGTCGGCGGATGTCGTCGAAGCTCTGGCCGTCGGAGATGTCGAAGCTGGCCTTGAGCGGGGTCTGATACTTCTCGTCGTGCCGGGCCAGGCCGAGCTCGTCGGCGAGGGCGTCGAACGGGTCGCGTGACCAACTGCCGAAGACTTCGTTGAAGTCGTCGATGAGCTTGTCGTCGGCGTGTGCGATCTGGGTGCCCATCGCGCCGATGATGAACTTCGGCCGCGGCAGGTGTGGGACGTTCGCCAGAGACTCGAGCAACGACGGCACCGGCCGCGACGAGTTGAGCACCAGCGTCACATCGCTCGGCTCCAACGCGTCGCGGAGTTCGGTCAGAAGTTCATCGTCCCCAAGCAGCGTGCCATCGACGTCAGAGAAAAGCGCGGGCATGCCTCAACCCTAGGCGAGCGATCTCACTTCACATTCTTCAACAGCATCGTCCAGCGCACCGG
Proteins encoded:
- a CDS encoding HAD-IIB family hydrolase, whose protein sequence is MPALFSDVDGTLLGDDELLTELRDALEPSDVTLVLNSSRPVPSLLESLANVPHLPRPKFIIGAMGTQIAHADDKLIDDFNEVFGSWSRDPFDALADELGLARHDEKYQTPLKASFDISDGQSFDDIRRLVEQRGLDAKLVHSGGDDIDFLPPGAGKLTAIGFLCVRLALDPRRGEVAVAGDSGNDIDMFDAPLRGIVVANAEDALKTAAPAGEFVYHAQRRMAGGVLDGLRHFGLL